The DNA region GACGCGGATCGCAGAGAAGATGCCCCTCGGCTCTCCTGGCCGGTTGCTGCCTGTCTGCGGTCCGGAGGCAGCCACTGCGCCGCCGGCCAGGGCGGTGATGAGGCCCACGTGTCCCAGCAGAGCCGCACACCGGAACAGCACGCGGCGCGTCACTCTACCACCTCGCCCCGCGCGCTCGCGTCATGAGGTGGAGGCCTGCCTGCGTGCGGAGCAGCGCGTGGTGCCGGCTGTGCATCCTCTCCAGGGCCAGGGCGATCTGGCGGCTCTGCAGGCCGAAGCCGTCCGGGGGGCGCAGGAAGAGCAGCACGCCCGTCCAGCGCTCTGCGAACCGGCCGGGGTCCAAGACCAGGTAGCCCAGGCTCGGATCGGCTAGATAAACGCCCCACGCATCGGCGTAGAGGATGACGGTGAAGTGCGGGCGGTCCGGGTTGACGAGGCCGAGGACAGGCTCGTCATAGCGTACAAAGTAAGCCACGAGGTGCTCCCAGGTGCTGCGCACGGCGAAGCTCTCGACACCCCAATGGGCCGTCACGCGCCCGATGCCGCCCAGCGTCGCGCCCCGACCGGCGCCGCGGCTGTCCAGGTGCGCCAGGAGCGAACGCTCGTCCGCCGCCAGGCCCATGCTCTGCAGCACGGTGGCGGCGGCAGCGTATCCGCACGTATGGTCGTCCTGCTGGCGCACGATGCCGGCAAAGCGCAGGGTGGCTTGACTCTGAACCGCACGGCCGCCGATCCCTGCGGTGAGAGAGCCGGCGACACCCAGCGCTGTCGTCAGTGCAACTAACGCCCCTCGCAACGCGACAGCCCCCCGAGTCCGGGCATATGACTCCAAGGTCGCACGTCTCCCGCGGCGCCCTGCATTTCTCGGCCAGGGGAAACAGCCGATGCACTCAGCCGGGCGTGGTTAGTCTACCTTAACACCACCCTGCCGCACAAGGAGTGTTTGGGCCGGCTATTGTGCAGGGAGAGGCCGCGGCTGGCCCGGGAGGCGGGCGCTGGTTCCCGACGCGCCAGTTTACTCCTGCTTGCGCGCTCACACCCCTGCCGGCCGGGAGGTTCCGGAGACTTCAGAGGGCCGGCAGGGGGGCTTGCCGGAGGCACCGGGAAAGCTGCGTCCGGTTCCGCCAGATCCTCGGGGGTCAGTCCCAGGCCACCGGACCGGCGCTGGCGCGCCCGTGCCGGGGTCCGCCTGGTGACGGCGAAGACACAGCCACGCAGGTCCGGATGGCCTCGCCGGCCAGGGGTTGTGCGCGGGCGTTGCCATACGTCTCAGCGGTGTCGCTGAGCGTGAGGCCGAGTTTGGGTCGAGTCATCACCGTCCGCCTTCCTCTGCCCGGCCCCTACCACGTGATGGCGTCGACGTCGGGCCAGTGATGGGACCGTTCGACCGGACCGCCGTCAGCGCCCGCCATGCTGCCGGACGGCGCCTGCCCGGAACGCCCCACCGTGATCACCATCCTGGCCGGAACGCAAACGATGACCTGCCCCGGCCGGTCGATCCAACCCGTCTTGACGCACACCTGGCGAGGGCAGGTGGACTCCAAGACCCTCACACGGCCGTCCCGCACCTCCAGGCTCATTTGAACGCCGCCCGCCGAAAGGCGGGCCACCCGGTCGGTGCGCAGCGGCAGCGTGAGAACGTGCTTCCCGTCCACCTCAACCCTCACGGCCGCTTCACCGGGCCGTGTGGCGGCTGCCCGCAGTCCCGCCGCGCCCGCCACCACGCGATACGCTCCCGCCTGGATCGCCAGCACCGCCAGGAACAGCACGGCCGTGACAAGCCCGAGCGTGCGGCGCCCGGGTGTCGCAGCCGGCACCGAATCCGTTGTCGTCCGGCCCGCTTTTCCGGACGCCAGCCTGAATTGCGCTACCCGCTCGAATGCCGGGAGCACCCTGTACGCCCCGGCTCCGATGGCAGCGCCGGCCGCGGTCCCGAGCGCCACCAGCGCGGGCAGCAGCC from Bacillota bacterium includes:
- a CDS encoding cysteine peptidase family C39 domain-containing protein; this translates as MRGALVALTTALGVAGSLTAGIGGRAVQSQATLRFAGIVRQQDDHTCGYAAAATVLQSMGLAADERSLLAHLDSRGAGRGATLGGIGRVTAHWGVESFAVRSTWEHLVAYFVRYDEPVLGLVNPDRPHFTVILYADAWGVYLADPSLGYLVLDPGRFAERWTGVLLFLRPPDGFGLQSRQIALALERMHSRHHALLRTQAGLHLMTRARGARW
- a CDS encoding Gx transporter family protein → LGGRLGAPGFWLSMAGAAASVAVMGSARLWALGDGRRLVVVSVLGGVAHNLGQLGAFRAIIGHDGAAWLLPALVALGTAAGAAIGAGAYRVLPAFERVAQFRLASGKAGRTTTDSVPAATPGRRTLGLVTAVLFLAVLAIQAGAYRVVAGAAGLRAAATRPGEAAVRVEVDGKHVLTLPLRTDRVARLSAGGVQMSLEVRDGRVRVLESTCPRQVCVKTGWIDRPGQVIVCVPARMVITVGRSGQAPSGSMAGADGGPVERSHHWPDVDAITW